In one Culex quinquefasciatus strain JHB chromosome 2, VPISU_Cqui_1.0_pri_paternal, whole genome shotgun sequence genomic region, the following are encoded:
- the LOC6035788 gene encoding solute carrier family 17 member 9, with translation MVKPTPMEEKLKYSLLRDLTDSQSIWTRSEKRTWFLTLLAGTCMLYSTRTTMPLLVPAVASERKWSKTDSGTVLSSFFWGYTLTQVLGGYLSDKFGGQKVILLAAIGWSMLTFWMPNIITSSSYLSSYSIPFIVAIRIFNGACQGVHFPSMISITSQNLCATERTSFFSILTSGSAMGTLLTGILGSFILDYFGWPTVFRVIGFLGLSWTLLLRYYTMSSDRSRIINISQPSRICSKLGPSEAVPWLRLFGRASFWACVLAHACEMNCFFVLLSWLPTYFHENFPLAKGWVVNMIPWLALPPVTFFGKSLTERLIAKQWSLTRIRKLVQSICFLGQNVALFIMCHTQEFNTALTCMSIIIGLSGFHNNAVTVNPQDLAPNHSGSVFGLMNTVGAIPGFLGVYLAGHILELTQSWSAVFSTAAAINTFGWFVFTIFGSTEAIV, from the exons ATGGTCAAACCTACCCCGATGGAGGAAAAGCTGAAGTACTCGCTTCTGCGGGACCTCACCGACAGCCAGAGTATATGGACCCGGAGCGAGAAGCGGACCTGGTTCCTGACGCTGCTGGCCGGGACGTGTATGTTGTACTCGACGCGGACCACGATGCCACTGCTGGTGCCGGCCGTGGCTTCCGAGCGAAAGTGGAGCAAGACTGATTCCGGAACGGTGCTGAGCTCGTTCTTCTGGGGCTACACGTTGACGCAGGTTCTCGGAGGGTATTTGAGCGATAAGTTTGGCGGCCAGAAGGTGATTCTGTTGGCCGCGATCGGCTGGTCCATGTTGACGTTCTGGATGCCGAATATCATCACTTCGTCGTCGTACCTGTCCAGCTATTCGATCCCGTTTATAGTGGCTATTCGGATCTTCAATGGGGCCTGCCAGGGAGTTCATTTCCCCAGCATGATAAGCATCACTAGTCAGAATTTGTGCGCAACGGAGCGGACCAGTTTCTTCAGCATCCTGACGTCCGGCTCGGCCATGGGAACGCTGTTGACGGGCATTCTTGGGTCGTTTATCTTGGACTACTTTGGCTGGCCAACGGTGTTCCGGGTGATTGGTTTTCTCGGTCTGTCGTGGACGCTGCTGCTCCGGTATTACACGATGTCTTCCGACCGGAGTCGGATCATAAACATTTCCCAGCCGAGTCGAATCTGTTCCAAGCTGGGACCGTCGGAGGCCGTTCCGTGGCTGCGGCTGTTTGGCCGAGCTTCGTTCTGGGCCTGTGTGTTGGCCCATGCTTGTGAGATGAATTGCTTCTTTGTGCTGCTGTCGTGGCTGCCGACGTACTTTCACGAGAATTTCCCGCTGGCGAAG GGCTGGGTCGTCAACATGATCCCCTGGCTGGCCCTGCCTCCGGTGACCTTCTTTGGCAAATCGCTCACCGAGCGACTGATTGCCAAGCAGTGGTCCCTCACCCGGATCCGGAAGCTGGTGCAGAGCATCTGCTTCCTCGGCCAAAACGTGGCCCTCTTCATCATGTGTCACACGCAGGAGTTCAACACGGCCCTCACCTGCATGTCAATTATCATTG GCCTGTCGGGATTCCACAACAACGCGGTGACCGTCAACCCGCAGGACCTCGCTCCGAACCACTCGGGCAGTGTGTTCGGCCTGATGAACACGGTCGGGGCGATCCCGGGCTTTCTCGGCGTCTACCTGGCCGGCCACATCCTCGAGCTGACGCAGAGCTGGTCGGCGGTGTTCAGTACGGCCGCCGCCATCAACACGTTCGGCTGGTTCGTGTTCACGATCTTCGGCAGCACCGAGGCGATCGTTTAG
- the LOC6035789 gene encoding transmembrane and coiled-coil domain-containing protein 6, with amino-acid sequence MATTLNVVPVPEPRIREQNRNEVRWERQLHRKAELDVNRANLGEMLQEVAAIESVTPQEIKGLASRIKRRKHADLRDLVKLSYGFQQSGENISEFVRITGAINVVVKELTGHDSDRQLLAAECLCNLSLGDEVCCEKVATFAGTYLVALVENLSNRRVATTCMWTLQNMISSGTKAMKILNSQGIIPSLTHLLEVLEKDDLLAEILLAIELILDHDPAFISIETIHATILPLTSSKEPQLNSLKVVYKALCLSGFETLDVETAPQIVKHVVQQLVLIGIENGAEAILSIRILANLVAINEGCVDFLVAQCQQHNFKLSQLFNLFSEDGQVAVCREILWLVGNMSKTGTGNEFKRFVQFDNFVECVIIPKALLV; translated from the exons ATGGCCACCACGCTAAACGTGGTCCCCGTTCCGGAACCGCGCATCCGCGAGCAGAACCGCAACGAGGTCCGCTGGGAGCGCCAACTCCACCGCAAGGCCGAACTCGACGTGAATCGGGCCAACCTGGGCGAAATGCTCCAGGAGGTGGCGGCCATCGAAAGTGTGACCCCGCAGGAAATCAAGGGCCTCGCCTCGCGGATCAAACGACGCAAGCACGCCGACCTGCGAGATCTGGTCAAGCTGAGCTACGGATTTCAGCAGAGCGGCGAGAACATCTCCGAGTTTGTTCGGATTACGGGGGCGATCAACGTGGTGGTGAAGGAACTGACCGGACATGACTCGGACCGGCAGCTGCTGGCCGCGGAGTGTTTGTGCAATTTGAGCCTGGGGGATGAGGTTTGCTGCGAGAAAGTGGCCACGTTCGCGGGGACGTACTTGGTCGCGCTGGTGGAGAACTTGAGCAATCGGAGGGTTGCG ACGACCTGCATGTGGACCTTGCAGAACATGATTTCATCTGGGACAAAAGCCATGAAGATCTTGAACTCGCAAGGAATCATTCCCAGTTTGACTCATCTTTTGGAAGTCCTTGAAAAGGATGATCTTCTAGCTGAGATACTGTTGGCGATTGAACTTATTCTAGACCATGATCCAGCATTCATTAG CATTGAAACAATTCACGCCACCATCCTGCCTCTGACTTCTTCAAAGGAGCCCCAACTGAACAGTCTCAAGGTGGTCTACAAAGCCTTGTGCCTCTCCGGATTTGAAACGCTGGATGTCGAAACAGCACCTCAAATAGTCAAGCACGTCGTTCAACAGTTGGTTCTTATTGGAATCGAAAATGGGGCGGAAGCAATTCTCTCGATCCGAATACTGGCCAATCTGGTCGCGATCAACGAAGGTTGCGTGGATTTTTTGGTAGCTCAGTGTCAGCAGCATAATTTTAAGCTAAGTCAgttgtttaatttgttttctgAGGATGGTCAAGTAGCAGTTTgtagggaaattttgtggttaGTGGGTAACATGAGCAAGACGGGCACGGGTAACGAATTCAAGAGGTTCGTGCagtttgataattttgttgAATGTGTTATTATTCCAAAAGCATTGTTGGTTTGA